From Carassius gibelio isolate Cgi1373 ecotype wild population from Czech Republic chromosome B21, carGib1.2-hapl.c, whole genome shotgun sequence, the proteins below share one genomic window:
- the znf346 gene encoding LOW QUALITY PROTEIN: zinc finger protein 346 (The sequence of the model RefSeq protein was modified relative to this genomic sequence to represent the inferred CDS: inserted 2 bases in 1 codon), translated as MKRLVQRXYRLRMRDPPPANIMAQQEPNGDFPYLPSGAAEVNRMIKEHSDLFSDSQCKVCSAVLISESQKLAHYQSKKHESKVRRYMSIHGNEEPIAKRFKPSGDTFNVGVGDKYKACTVCNMTFSSPVVAQSHYQGKVHSKNLRLKTFGQPTPSLPQPKVQVKKDERLPEGVQGPAERDPDRFCSICQASFNNPLMAQQHYSGKKHKKHLTKQKLMETYGPSSALASTLKGYPCTVCKIELNSVEQYQAHISGSKHKNHGKPKKAPNAFPGRPQNYQPLFQYPPNQERPENTMNWNSFNLGYE; from the exons ATGAAGAGACTTGTGCAGCG ATATCGTCTGCGCATGCGCGATCCGCCTCCTGCAAACATCATGGCGCAGCAAGAGCCGAATGGAGATTTTCCATATTTACCTTCAGGGGCGGCCGAGG TGAACCGAATGATAAAGGAGCACAGTGACCTGTTCTCTGATTCTCAGTGTAAAGTATGCAGTGCTGTTTTAATCTCAGAATCCCAGAAACTTGCACATTACCAG AGCAAAAAACATGAGAGCAAAGTACGCAGGTACATGAGCATTCATGGTAATGAGGAGCCAATCGCAAAACGGTTCAAGCCTTCAGGAGAT ACTTTTAATGTTGGCGTAGGGGACAAATACAAAGCCTGCACTGTGTGCAACATGACATTCTCTTCCCCAGTAGTGGCACAGTCACATTACCAGGGCAAAGTTCACTCCAAGAACCTACGCTTGAAGACCTTTGGTCAGCCGACTCCTT cattaCCTCAGCCCAAAGTGCAGGTGAAGAAAGATGAACGGCTACCCGAAGGCGTGCAGGGGCCAGCAGAGCGGGACCCAGACCGCTTCTGCTCCATCTGCCAGGCTTCCTTCAACAATCCCCTCATGGCTCAGCAGCACTACAGTGGcaagaaacataaaaaacaccTGACTAAACAGAAGCTGATGGAGACTTATGGGCCATCCTCTGCACTAG CCTCCACACTGAAGGGCTACCCATGTACTGTGTGCAAGATTGAGCTGAACTCCGTGGAGCAGTACCAGGCCCACATCAGCGGCTCCAAACACAAGAACCA TGGCAAACCCAAGAAAGCGCCAAATGCATTTCCCGGCCGCCCTCAGAACTACCAGCCCCTTTTCCAGTACCCACCCAATCAGGAAAGACCAGAGAATACGATGAACTGGAACAGCttcaacttgggctatgagtgA